One window of Pocillopora verrucosa isolate sample1 chromosome 9, ASM3666991v2, whole genome shotgun sequence genomic DNA carries:
- the LOC131796920 gene encoding protein c-ets-2-B-like gives MAKTLNSDGALLNKMEWFNYLTTCKMDRFAQDLLHANQPLVPEATPVPGFERLICAPHISRNQKIHTMRQLVEFPQEKSFLDDLYALQGDEVDALFNGISASGFSDHSVFNPEPERYKDIDHLPDPAVFDGLLDEVPTVPYTPSFVPFVSKEEAKFQVCGDSVYNSPASSSPPYSPPTSESGSNTSADEGIQSDLENIDDFFLDRVSQSAESPLSVNGEAVTCNIKQESTVSAVVPKPVRRRKRGPRPLVKYRGDGPIQLWQFLLELVTDPKCSKLIKWTQDEDYEFKILQPSTVARMWGKKKNKPTMNYEKLSRGIRYYYGNSVIEKVHGKRYVYRFLCDIPKILGYDPMAIKCEDIVDDAVCGEAVPEVNDTPHVAPSVEDSFLAGYLDFSVLYS, from the exons ATGGCTAAAACTCTCAATTCTGATGGCGCTTTACTGAATAAAATGGAG tggTTCAACTATCTAACCACCTGTAAAATGGATCGGTTTGCACAGGATCTTCTTCATGCAAACCAACCACTCGTGCCCGAAGCAACTCCGGTACCTGGATTTGAGCGCTTGATATGTGCTCCTCACATCAGTCGAAATCAGAAAATTCACACCATGAGGCAACTAG TTGAGTTTCCTCAAGAAAAGTCCTTCTTGGATGATCTGTATGCCCTTCAAGGCGACGAAGTGGATGCTCTTTTCAATGGGATTTCGGCCAGTGGCTTTTCAGACCACTCTGTTTTCAATCCCGAACCAGAGAGATATAAAG aTATTGATCACCTACCAGACCCAGCAGTCTTTGATGGGCTGCTAGATGAAGTACCCACTGTGCCATATACACCCAGTTTTGTCCCATTCGTCTCGAAAGAGGAGGCTAAGTTCCAAGTTTGTGGTGATTCAGTGTACAATTCACCTGCTAGCAGCAGCCCTCCCTACAGCCCACCTACCAGTGAATCTGGTTCAAACACCAGTGCTGATGAAGGGATTCAAAGTGACCTTGAAAACATTGATG atttttttctggATAGAGTGAGTCAATCTGCAGAGTCACCCTTATCAGTAAATGGTGAAGCTGTCACATGCAATATTAAACAAG AATCAACTGTGTCAGCTGTTGTGCCGAAGCCAGTGAGGAGACGAAAGCGTGGGCCAAGACCACTGGTCAAATATCGAG GTGATGGACCAATTCAACTGTGGCAGTTCCTACTGGAGTTAGTCACTGATCCTAAATGTTCAAAACTGATCAAGTGGACTCAGGATGAGGACTACGAGTTCAAGATCCTTCAGCCCTCAACAGTGGCTAGGATGTgggggaaaaagaaaaataaaccaaCCATGAACTATGAGAAGCTGAGCCGTGGTATCCGTTACTACTATGGCAATTCAGTGATTGAGAAGGTTCATGGAAAAAGATATGTTTACAGGTTCTTGTGTGATATCCCCAAAATTCTTGGCTATGATCCAATGGCCATTAAATGCGAAGACATTGTGGATGATGCTGTGTGTGGAGAAGCTGTACCTGAAGTCAATGATACACCACATGTTGCTCCTTCAGTTGAAGATAGCTTTCTTGCTGGATATCTTGACTTTAGTGTACTTTATAGTTAA
- the LOC131796906 gene encoding ubiA prenyltransferase domain-containing protein 1-like, translating to MNGTQEQKKSTRAFKLSVYLLALRPWSFSASFIPVVLGAVLCWRATGLFSVSLLVLTMIAVLGVHAAGNLVNTYYDYMKGIDSKVSDDRTLVDHLLTPKEVVNLGVLSYGLATLALVSLVGLSSAKMEHLSFLFFGGLSGSFLYTGGVGLKYYGVGDIVIVITFGPLAVLFSYLTQCGNVALFPLVFAIPVALSTEAILHSNNTRDMETDKKAGAVTLAIILGQQLSYVLYCLLLLAPYMICTVLSVNLSVRFLLPLITLRMAFKLERSFREGKLILLPQQTAKLNLIFGLLYTLSCSVAPLSLPS from the coding sequence ATGAATGGTACACAAGAACAGAAAAAGTCGACGAGAGCCTTTAAATTATCTGTCTACTTGTTAGCTTTGCGGCCATGGTCCTTCTCAGCGTCATTTATTCCGGTGGTTTTAGGGGCCGTTTTGTGTTGGAGGGCGACTGGTCTTTTCAGTGTCTCGTTGCTCGTATTGACAATGATAGCTGTTCTTGGAGTCCACGCGGCCGGCAATCTGGTAAACACGTATTACGACTACATGAAAGGAATTGATAGCAAAGTATCAGACGATCGTACTCTAGTTGACCACCTTTTAACGCCTAAAGAGGTTGTCAATCTGGGCGTTCTTTCCTATGGCCTCGCCACCCTTGCCCTTGTGTCCTTGGTTGGATTATCATCAGCGAAAATGGAACATTTGTCGTTCTTGTTCTTCGGAGGACTATCTGGCTCGTTTTTATACACTGGTGGTGTTGGGCTAAAATATTACGGTGTCGGtgatattgttattgttatcacgTTTGGTCCTTTGGCCGTCCTTTTTTCTTACCTGACTCAATGTGGTAATGTGGCGTTGTTTCCGCTGGTCTTTGCCATTCCTGTGGCTTTGAGCACGGAAGCTATTCTTCACAGCAACAACACGCGAGATATGGAGACTGACAAAAAAGCCGGTGCAGTAACGTTGGCTATCATTCTTGGCCAGCAGCTCTCATATGTACTCTATTGCCTCCTCCTGCTTGCTCCATACATGATATGTACTGTGCTCTCAGTCAACTTATCTGTACGTTTCCTTTTACCCCTTATCACGTTGAGAATGGCTTTCAAATTGGAAAGAAGCTTTCGGGAAGGAAAACTTATTCTGCTTCCTCAACAAACTGCTAAATTGAACTTAATTTTTGGGTTACTGTACACTTTAAGTTGTTCAGTTGCCCCTCTAAGTCTACCCAGCTAA
- the LOC131796907 gene encoding ceramide-1-phosphate transfer protein-like, whose protein sequence is MTERKFELAIVLDAFKKTLQEDGSLVMDEYIRGYGELCIFFDMLGTVFGFITSDVREKMGILQDYRKSKHGEKYVFIQAMLDFEIENDLTRKTTHPLSGSRTLLRLHRALAFTMLFMSKLSQSTDDDSSYYMAKDAYNESLANFHPWIIRKAALWAMYTLPKVGDFIKKIAQPNMDKGKTKQLLKEVSDAMKQVYDFTEELYTKHNLHDLP, encoded by the coding sequence TGACTGAGAGAAAGTTTGAACTCGCCATCGTTCTTGATGCCTTCaaaaaaacacttcaagaaGACGGAAGCCTTGTCATGGACGAATACATACGAGGATATGGAGAACTTTGTATATTTTTCGATATGCTTGGGACTGTGTTTGGATTCATTACATCGGATGTGAGAGAAAAAATGGGCATTCTTCAAGATTATCGAAAGTCAAAACACGGAGAGAAGTATGTGTTCATTCAAGCAATGCTTGATTTTGAAATCGAAAATGATTTGACACGGAAAACAACGCACCCTCTGTCAGGATCAAGAACTCTTCTAAGATTGCACCGGGCTCTTGCTTTCACTATGCTCTTCATGAGTAAATTAAGCCAATCAACAGACGACGATTCCTCTTATTACATGGCTAAAGATGCTTATAATGAATCTTTGGCTAACTTCCATCCGTGGATAATTCGAAAGGCGGCATTATGGGCTATGTACACATTGCCGAAAGTCGGAGATTTCATCAAGAAAATTGCACAACCAAACATGGATAAGGGCAAAACCAAGCAGTTATTGAAAGAAGTTTCAGATGCAATGAAACAAGTTTACGATTTTACAGAGGAACTTTACACCAAGCATAATCTGCATGACCTTCCTTAA
- the LOC131796902 gene encoding potassium voltage-gated channel subfamily A member 1: MERLRFMGKNSNENEAEVAAVMNRDDKSCHRKIDWNAVNRGPRIVINISGQRYETYEKTLELFPESLLGDKERRKDFYDPVNNEFFFDRNRICFESILAYYQTNGILIRPQSIPRKVFISDVRFFDLGPKALVQAGEGLEQPVEQNKRPLPKNKIQRKVWELFEHPDTSNFARGIAIWSVCIIILSIALFCVETLPQFQEEPAKTVNGTVTSFASKKKTDNPFFLIEAFCITWFTLEYVIRFIFSPNKWKFFISVLNMIDLVSIIPFYITLPMEDSGNVSSLAVLRSVRLVRVFRIFKLSRYSRGLQILGHTLRASLRELGLLFFFLCMGVVLFSSAVYYAEISNEDGNDFLSIPHSFWWAIITMTTVGYGDITPKTLGGKLVGCFCAITGVLAIALPVPVIVSNFAYYYSKENDGRHSNMDDEDEDDEIEQENEPVKKEKHVKKKISLNCTAKICRTNRGNDTVQIKRKRKFATVNYPDTLYNALDSNANKDHQNGLANANPVKDENDQKSHEKETSLSQVETIV, translated from the exons ATGGAAAGACTTCGCTTTATGGGCAAGAATTCCAACGAAAATGAAGCAGAAGTGGCAGCAGTCATGAACAGAGATGACAAGTCTTGTCATAGGAAGATCGATTGGAACGCTGTAAACAGAGGGCCAAGGATTGTTATAAATATTTCTGGGCAGCGATACGAGACCTATGAAAAGACGCTTGAATTATTTCCTGAGTCACTTCTTGGagataaagaaagaagaaaggacTTCTATGATCCGGttaacaatgaattttttttcgaccGTAACCGCATTTGCTTCGAGTCGATACTAGCTTACTACCAAACAAACGGAATTCTTATAAGGCCGCAAAGTATTCCACGGAAGGTATTTATAAGCGATGTTCGCTTCTTTGATCTCGGACCAAAGGCTTTGGTTCAAGCTGGTGAAGGATTGGAACAGCCTGTCGAACAAAATAAACGACCTTTACCAAAGAACAAAATACAGAGAAAAGTATGGGAGTTATTTGAACATCCAGACACTTCGAATTTTGCGCGAGGAATCGCCATTTGGTCCGTTTGTATAATTATCTTATCAATAGCTCTTTTTTGCGTCGAGACTTTGCCGCAGTTTCAGGAGGAGCCAGCTAAAACAGTTAATGGAACAGTCACTTCGTTTGcatcgaaaaagaaaacagataacCCATTCTTCCTCATTGAAGCATTTTGCATCACCTGGTTTACATTAGAGTATGTAATTCGTTTCATTTTTAGCCCAAACAAGTGGAAATTCTTCATTTCAGTGCTAAATATGATTGACTTGGTTTCCATTATACCGTTCTATATAACTCTGCCTATGGAGGATTCAGGTAATGTTTCGTCACTCGCAGTTCTTCGCTCCGTCCGTCTCGTGCGAGTCTTTCGTATTTTCAAACTGTCGCGTTACTCGCGTGGACTTCAAATTCTTGGTCACACTCTGAGGGCGAGCTTGAGAGAGTTAGGCCTTCtgtttttcttcctctgtaTGGGAGTTGTTCTGTTCTCCAGTGCTGTCTATTATGCAGAAATCAGCAATGAGGATGGAAATGATTTCCTGAGTATTCCTCATTCATTTTGGTGGGCGATTATAACCATGACTACTGTGGGCTATGGAGACATAACACCCAAGACTCTTG GTGGAAAGTTAGTTGGCTGTTTCTGTGCCATCACAGGTGTGTTAGCCATTGCTTTACCAGTGCCAGTCATAGTCTCGAACTTCGCTTATTACTACTCGAAAGAGAATGATGGAAGGCATTCAAACATggatgatgaggatgaagaCGACGAAATAGAACAGGAAAATGAGccagtaaagaaagaaaaacatgtaaagaaaaaaatctcattAAATTGTACTGCAAAGATATGTCGGACAAATAGAGGCAATGATACAgtacaaataaaaagaaaacgaaaatttgcaACGGTGAATTATCCTGACACGCTGTATAATGCTTTAGATTCCAACGCAAACAAGGATCATCAAAATGGATTGGCAAATGCCAACCCAGTTAAGGACGAAAACGATCAAAAGAGCCACGAAAAGGAGACTTCTTTGTCGCAAGTAGAGACAATCGTCTAA
- the LOC131796912 gene encoding mitochondrial 2-oxoglutarate/malate carrier protein-like: MGEKKLGYIPNYARFIMGGSAGMGATVFVQPLDLVKNRMQMSGVGGAAKAHKSSLHAIASILRQEGVFGVYNGLSAGLLRQATYTTTRLGVFTSLMEKFKSPDGTPPSFLMKCALGMTAGAVGSFIGTPAEISLIRMTSDGRLPVEQQRKYTSVFNALYRITKEEGILTLWRGCGPTVFRAVVVNAAQLATYSQAKQGLLSTAYFKDDLLCHFAASMISGLATTLASMPVDIAKTRIQNMKIIDGKPEYRGALDVFVRVSRQEGIFALWKGFTPYYFRLGPHTVLTFIFLEQFQKLAKNFYGVSSGGGL, from the exons AATGGGTGCAACTGTGTTTGTACAGCCCCTAGATTTGGTCAAAAACAGGATGCAGATGAGTG GGGTTGGTGGTGCTGCAAAAGCACACAAAAGTAGTCTACATGCAATTGCCTCCATTCTGAGACAAGAAGGAGTTTTTGGTGTCTATAATGG ATTATCTGCTGGTCTGTTAAGGCAAGCAACTTACACAACAACACGACTGGGTGTGTTTACTTCGCTCATGGAAAAATTTAAGAG CCCCGATGGAACTCCACCTTCTTTTCTCATGAAATGTGCTCTAG GAATGACAGCTGGAGCTGTAGGCTCATTTATTGGTACACCAGCAGAGATATCCCTCATAAGAATGACTTCAGATGGAAG GCTTCCTGTAGAACAACAGCGCAAATATACAAGTGTGTTCAATGCCTTGTACAGAATAACTAAGGAGGAAGGAATTCTGACTCTTTGGAGG GGATGTGGGCCAACTGTTTTTCGAGCTGTTGTAGTGAATGCAGCGCAGCTGGCGACATACTCTCAAGCAAAACAAGGCTTGCTCTCCACAG CTTATTTTAAAGATGATTTGCTGTGCCACTTTGCAGCCAGCATGATAAGTGGTTTGGCGACTACTTTAGCTTCTATGCCTGTTGATATCGCCAAAACTAG GATTCAAAATATGAAGATTATCGATGGAAAGCCTGAATATCGTGGAGCCCTG GACGTTTTTGTGAGAGTGAGCCGTCAGGAAGGGATTTTCGCGTTGTGGAAAGGATTCACACCATACTATTTTCGTCTTGGTCCGCACACTGTTCTAACGTTTATCTTCCTCGAACAATTTCAAAAGCTGGCGAAAAACTTCTATGGTGTGTCTAGTGGTGGCGGTCTTTGA